In one Pseudomonas sp. Bout1 genomic region, the following are encoded:
- the parC gene encoding DNA topoisomerase IV subunit A, whose translation MSDILADSLDGVERRSLADFTENAYLNYSMYVIMDRALPHIGDGLKPVQRRIIYAMSELGLDADSKHKKSARTVGDVLGKFHPHGDSACYEAMVLMAQPFSYRYTLVDGQGNWGAPDDPKSFAAMRYTEARLSRYSQVLLSELGQGTANWGPNFDGTLDEPLVLPARLPNILLNGTTGIAVGMATDVPPHNLREVATACVRLLDEPKATVEQLCEHIQGPDYPTEAEIITPRADLLKIYQTGKGSVRMRAVYHIEDGDIIVTALPHQVSGAKVLEQIAALMQAKPSKLPQVADLRDESDHENPCRIVIIPTNSRVDHEVLMQHLFASTELESSYRVNINIIGLDGKPQLKNLRALLVEWLEFRVQTVRRRLQFRLDKVERRLHLLDGLLIAYLNLDEVIHIIRTAEHPKAELIARFELSEIQADYILDTRLRQLARLEEMKLRDEQDALLKEQAKLQALLGSEAKLKKLVRTELIKDAETYGDDRRSPIVERAEAKALTETELLPNEKITVVLSEKGWVRSAKGHDIDATGLSYKAGDGFKTSAAGRSNQFAVFIDSTGRSYSVPAHTLPSARGQGEPLTGRLTPPPGANFECVLLPDDDSLYVIASDAGYGFVVKGEDLQAKNKAGKALLSLPNNAKVILPRPVEDREGNWLASVTTEGRLLVFKISDLPQLGKGKGNKIIGIPGERVASREEYVTDIAVIPEGSTLVLQAGKRTLSLRPDDLEHYKGERGRRGNKLPRGFQRVDALLVETPV comes from the coding sequence ATGAGTGACATCCTTGCAGACAGCTTAGACGGCGTTGAACGCCGGTCGCTGGCTGACTTCACCGAAAATGCCTACCTCAACTACTCGATGTACGTAATCATGGACCGTGCCTTGCCGCATATCGGCGACGGCCTGAAGCCCGTGCAGCGGCGCATCATCTATGCGATGAGTGAGTTGGGCCTGGACGCTGACTCCAAGCACAAGAAGTCGGCGCGTACCGTCGGTGACGTGCTCGGCAAGTTCCACCCCCACGGCGACTCGGCGTGCTATGAGGCCATGGTGCTGATGGCCCAGCCGTTCAGCTACCGCTACACGCTGGTGGACGGCCAGGGTAACTGGGGTGCGCCGGATGATCCCAAGTCCTTCGCCGCCATGCGCTACACCGAAGCGCGCCTGTCGCGGTATTCGCAGGTGCTGCTCAGTGAGCTGGGCCAGGGTACGGCCAATTGGGGGCCGAATTTTGACGGCACCCTCGACGAACCGCTGGTGTTGCCGGCACGTTTGCCGAATATCCTGCTCAATGGCACCACCGGCATCGCCGTGGGCATGGCCACGGACGTACCGCCGCACAACCTGCGGGAAGTGGCCACTGCCTGCGTGCGCTTGTTGGACGAGCCCAAGGCCACGGTCGAACAGCTCTGCGAACACATTCAAGGCCCGGACTACCCGACCGAAGCGGAAATCATCACGCCTCGCGCCGACCTGCTGAAAATCTACCAGACCGGCAAAGGCTCGGTGCGCATGCGCGCCGTGTACCACATTGAAGACGGCGACATCATCGTCACCGCGCTGCCACACCAGGTGTCTGGCGCCAAGGTGCTGGAGCAGATCGCCGCGCTGATGCAGGCCAAGCCCTCGAAGCTGCCGCAAGTCGCCGACCTGCGTGACGAGTCCGACCACGAGAACCCGTGCCGCATCGTAATAATCCCGACCAACAGCCGGGTCGACCACGAAGTGCTGATGCAGCATCTGTTCGCCAGCACCGAGCTGGAGTCCAGCTACCGGGTCAACATCAACATCATCGGCCTGGACGGCAAGCCGCAGTTGAAGAACCTGCGGGCATTGCTGGTGGAATGGCTGGAATTCCGGGTGCAGACCGTGCGTCGTCGCCTGCAATTTCGCCTCGACAAGGTCGAACGCCGCCTGCACCTGTTGGACGGTTTGCTGATTGCCTACCTCAACCTGGATGAAGTGATCCACATCATCCGTACCGCCGAGCACCCGAAAGCCGAGCTGATCGCGCGCTTCGAACTCAGCGAAATCCAGGCGGACTACATCCTCGACACCCGTCTGCGTCAGTTGGCGCGACTGGAAGAGATGAAGCTGCGCGACGAACAGGACGCGCTGCTCAAGGAACAAGCCAAGCTCCAGGCCCTGCTGGGCAGCGAGGCCAAGCTGAAGAAGCTGGTGCGCACCGAGCTGATCAAGGACGCCGAAACCTATGGCGACGACCGCCGTTCGCCGATTGTCGAGCGCGCCGAAGCCAAGGCCCTGACCGAAACCGAGCTGCTGCCCAACGAGAAAATTACCGTCGTTTTGTCGGAAAAGGGTTGGGTTCGTTCAGCCAAAGGGCATGATATTGACGCCACTGGCCTGTCGTACAAGGCGGGCGACGGTTTTAAAACCTCAGCGGCCGGGCGTTCCAACCAGTTTGCGGTGTTTATCGACTCCACCGGGCGCAGTTATTCGGTGCCGGCACATACCTTGCCGTCGGCACGGGGGCAGGGCGAACCGTTGACCGGGCGCCTGACACCACCGCCAGGGGCGAATTTTGAATGCGTGCTGCTGCCGGACGATGATTCGCTGTACGTTATCGCCTCCGATGCGGGCTACGGGTTCGTGGTCAAGGGTGAAGACCTGCAGGCCAAGAACAAGGCGGGCAAGGCGTTGTTGAGCCTGCCAAACAACGCCAAGGTTATCCTGCCGCGTCCGGTCGAAGACCGTGAAGGCAATTGGCTTGCATCGGTGACCACCGAAGGCCGCTTGCTGGTGTTCAAAATCAGTGATTTGCCGCAGTTGGGCAAAGGCAAAGGCAACAAGATCATTGGTATTCCCGGGGAGCGGGTGGCCAGTCGCGAAGAGTACGTGACCGACATCGCGGTGATCCCGGAAGGCTCCACCCTGGTGTTGCAGGCCGGCAAGCGCACGTTGTCACTGCGCCCTGACGACCTTGAGCACTACAAGGGTGAGCGGGGTCGTCGTGGCAACAAACTGCCGCGCGGCTTCCAGCGAGTGGACGCATTACTGGTGGAAACGCCCGTTTAA
- a CDS encoding PqiC family protein, with protein sequence MTAPRLPLFLLLAGLLGLAGCSTHQPVSLYQLDSGSPAQPAQSAGMAVLLGPVVVADYLQRETLLQRQNDGSLQGSTDGRWAGSLSSDINQLMLRQVAGHLDSQRVVLAPAPAGFTPDVQVLLTITRLDSGVSQPAILDAQWRLIDRRGQVRDNRIVHLQEQHTGTTASQVQAQGVLLQNLAQQLSVALKPLANQPSVAEAPRKQSPAAAKPAAPEKPKMPMAVPIRTDMEVFRF encoded by the coding sequence ATGACTGCTCCGCGCCTTCCTTTATTTTTGTTGCTCGCTGGCCTTTTGGGCCTGGCGGGTTGCAGCACACATCAACCTGTGTCGCTGTATCAGCTGGACAGTGGAAGTCCGGCCCAGCCTGCACAAAGTGCCGGCATGGCAGTATTGCTTGGCCCTGTTGTAGTGGCTGACTACCTGCAACGCGAAACCCTGCTGCAACGTCAGAACGACGGCAGCCTGCAAGGTTCCACCGATGGTCGCTGGGCGGGTAGCCTGTCGTCCGATATCAATCAACTGATGTTGCGTCAGGTGGCTGGCCATCTGGACAGCCAGCGTGTGGTATTGGCGCCGGCACCTGCGGGCTTTACCCCGGACGTGCAGGTATTGCTGACCATCACGCGGCTGGACTCCGGTGTTTCCCAGCCGGCGATCCTGGACGCCCAGTGGCGCCTGATCGACCGTCGCGGCCAGGTGCGGGATAACCGCATCGTGCATTTGCAGGAACAACACACCGGTACCACTGCGTCCCAGGTTCAGGCCCAGGGCGTGCTCTTGCAGAACCTGGCGCAGCAATTGTCCGTGGCTCTCAAACCACTGGCCAACCAGCCGTCGGTGGCAGAAGCGCCGCGTAAGCAGTCCCCGGCGGCGGCCAAGCCCGCCGCACCGGAAAAGCCGAAGATGCCGATGGCAGTGCCGATTCGTACGGATATGGAAGTGTTCAGGTTCTGA
- a CDS encoding AhpA/YtjB family protein has translation MNRPTPVKTDNFFLLIFRALRHRRVPIALRIASHNVILVALALVIYACVMGLQFKQAMHEQADALGESLTTQTATSATELLVSNDILSLNVLLNNLTKNPLVAHAAIYSVDNRIMAEAGQRPKNGLLGEAEGLYQSNITFQDVKAGQLRISLDMQQFQQPMTISLQSMGILSAILLALSLALSLRLGRHISTPLMQLRIWLRDIDEHTPATDRQDEIGDLARQLHTSFAPEPVVPEVEPEPEFDDTDYEDDEPEFEVRNLRDPSFDESAPVAGLKPATRQVIKAEEDELDEEDPFADLRDTSAPTAPAVQPAPVRSTQPQHSAVLAVQLGAQDQLRRLPRARLTELLERYRDCLDQAASLYQSELHTLNDGSTLMLFHSEDSGEDYLTNAICCGELLRALGHALQIEVADSGITLQLQLGLTVGDDLYGMSQIDLLLTEIAQDALALSQHSRNLLLVERKISDDVLIRQRARIRPIASPEGACCVERLMEPYPSMLERQLARMHETRAKN, from the coding sequence GTGAACCGGCCCACGCCAGTAAAAACCGATAACTTCTTCCTGCTGATCTTCCGGGCACTGCGTCACCGCCGTGTACCGATCGCATTACGCATCGCCAGCCATAACGTGATCCTGGTCGCTCTGGCCCTGGTGATCTACGCCTGCGTGATGGGTTTGCAGTTCAAGCAGGCCATGCACGAGCAAGCCGACGCCCTGGGCGAGAGCTTGACCACCCAGACCGCCACCTCGGCGACTGAGTTGTTGGTGTCCAACGACATCCTCAGCCTCAACGTGCTGCTCAACAACCTGACCAAGAACCCGCTGGTGGCCCACGCCGCTATCTATAGCGTGGACAACCGGATCATGGCCGAAGCCGGGCAACGCCCGAAAAACGGCCTGCTGGGTGAGGCCGAAGGCCTGTACCAGAGCAATATCACGTTTCAGGACGTGAAGGCCGGCCAACTGCGCATCAGCCTGGACATGCAACAGTTCCAGCAGCCGATGACCATCAGCCTGCAAAGCATGGGCATCTTGAGCGCGATCCTGCTGGCCCTGTCGTTGGCCTTGAGCCTGCGCCTGGGTCGGCATATCTCCACGCCACTGATGCAACTGCGCATCTGGCTGCGGGATATCGACGAACATACCCCGGCCACCGACCGTCAGGACGAAATCGGCGACCTCGCCCGCCAACTGCACACCAGCTTCGCGCCGGAGCCCGTTGTGCCGGAGGTTGAACCCGAGCCCGAGTTCGACGACACCGATTACGAAGACGACGAGCCGGAGTTTGAAGTGCGCAACCTGCGCGACCCAAGCTTTGACGAGTCTGCGCCGGTGGCGGGCCTCAAGCCGGCCACCCGGCAGGTGATCAAGGCAGAAGAAGACGAACTGGACGAAGAAGACCCGTTCGCCGATCTTCGCGACACTTCAGCGCCAACCGCTCCTGCTGTGCAACCGGCTCCGGTGCGCAGCACCCAGCCCCAGCACAGCGCCGTATTGGCCGTGCAACTGGGCGCACAGGATCAGTTGCGCCGCTTGCCGCGGGCACGCCTGACCGAGCTGCTGGAACGTTATCGTGATTGCCTCGACCAGGCGGCCTCGCTGTACCAGAGCGAACTGCACACCCTGAACGACGGCAGCACGCTGATGCTGTTCCACAGCGAAGACAGCGGCGAAGACTACCTGACCAACGCCATCTGCTGCGGCGAGCTGCTGCGGGCCCTGGGCCATGCGCTGCAAATCGAAGTGGCCGACAGCGGCATCACCTTGCAGCTGCAACTGGGCCTGACGGTCGGTGACGATCTGTATGGCATGAGCCAGATTGATCTGCTGCTGACCGAAATCGCCCAGGACGCCTTGGCCTTGTCGCAACACAGCCGCAACCTGCTGCTGGTGGAACGCAAGATCAGCGATGACGTGTTGATCCGCCAACGTGCGCGGATCCGCCCGATTGCCAGCCCTGAGGGTGCGTGCTGTGTGGAGCGGTTGATGGAGCCTTATCCGTCGATGCTCGAGCGCCAACTGGCGCGGATGCACGAGACGCGGGCGAAGAACTAA
- the serB gene encoding phosphoserine phosphatase SerB — protein MREIVLINITGEDRPGLTAAITGVLAQGGVNILDIGQAVIHDTLSFGILVEIPSTEQASSVLKDILFTAYKLDQQVRFTPVSEEDYQSWVAGQGKKRHIVTLLTRKVTAEQLQRVSSITAQYGLNIDHIDRLSGRMPLDTPADQGKGCIEFSVRGEPADPQALRAEFLSVAQELNVDIAFQEDSLFRRNRRLAVFDMDSTLIEAEVIDELAKAAGVGEQVSEITERAMAGELDFRASFKERLALLKGLDVSVLDSIGASLRLTEGAETLFAELKRLGYKTAILSGGFTYFAKQLQAKLGIDYVFANELEVVDGKVTGVAVEPIVDAQRKADLLRELAHKEGLRLEQTIAVGDGANDLPMLAIAGLGVAFRAKPLVKQSAKQAISTLGLDGVLYLLGFRDRDGQL, from the coding sequence TTGCGCGAAATTGTCCTGATTAACATCACAGGTGAGGACCGTCCGGGTCTCACCGCAGCCATTACCGGTGTTCTGGCCCAGGGTGGTGTGAACATTCTCGACATCGGCCAGGCGGTGATTCACGACACGCTATCGTTCGGCATCCTGGTGGAAATCCCAAGCACCGAGCAAGCCTCGTCTGTGCTCAAGGACATCCTGTTTACGGCGTATAAGCTGGATCAACAGGTGCGTTTCACGCCGGTGTCCGAAGAGGACTACCAGAGCTGGGTCGCCGGCCAGGGCAAGAAACGCCATATCGTGACGTTGTTGACCCGCAAGGTAACGGCCGAGCAATTGCAGCGTGTCAGCTCGATCACGGCCCAGTATGGTTTGAATATCGACCACATCGACCGTCTGTCGGGTCGCATGCCGCTGGACACGCCCGCTGACCAGGGCAAGGGCTGCATTGAATTCTCGGTACGCGGTGAGCCGGCAGACCCTCAGGCCCTGCGCGCCGAATTCCTCAGCGTGGCCCAGGAGCTGAACGTCGATATCGCCTTCCAGGAAGATTCGCTGTTCCGCCGCAATCGCCGCCTGGCGGTGTTCGACATGGACTCAACGCTGATCGAAGCCGAAGTCATCGACGAACTGGCCAAGGCTGCCGGTGTGGGTGAGCAGGTCTCGGAAATTACCGAGCGCGCCATGGCCGGTGAGCTGGATTTCCGTGCCAGCTTCAAGGAGCGCCTGGCGCTGCTCAAGGGCCTGGATGTGAGCGTGCTGGACTCCATCGGCGCCTCCCTGCGCCTGACCGAGGGCGCTGAGACCCTGTTCGCTGAACTAAAGCGCCTGGGCTACAAGACCGCGATCCTGTCGGGCGGCTTCACCTACTTTGCCAAGCAATTGCAGGCCAAGCTGGGTATCGACTATGTGTTTGCCAACGAGCTGGAAGTGGTGGACGGCAAGGTCACGGGCGTGGCGGTAGAGCCGATTGTCGACGCACAGCGTAAGGCTGATTTGCTGCGGGAATTGGCACACAAGGAAGGGTTGCGTCTGGAGCAGACCATTGCGGTCGGCGACGGGGCGAATGACTTGCCGATGCTGGCCATTGCCGGGTTGGGTGTGGCGTTTCGCGCCAAGCCGCTGGTCAAGCAATCGGCCAAGCAGGCGATTTCGACCCTGGGGCTGGATGGGGTGTTGTACCTGTTGGGCTTTCGCGACCGCGACGGTCAGCTCTAG
- the asd gene encoding archaetidylserine decarboxylase (Phosphatidylserine decarboxylase is synthesized as a single chain precursor. Generation of the pyruvoyl active site from a Ser is coupled to cleavage of a Gly-Ser bond between the larger (beta) and smaller (alpha chains). It is an integral membrane protein.), whose product MKKQLFILSQYLLPHHLLSRLAGCIAECRVRWFKNAFTSWFAKRYQVDMSQALVEDVTAYEHFNAFFTRALKDGARPLDQTPGAVLSPADGAISQLGPIEHGRVFQAKGHSFSVLELLGGDSAVAAPFMGGDFATVYLSPKDYHRVHMPLAGTLREMVYIPGRIFSVNQTTAENVPELFARNERVACIFDTERGPMAVVLVGAMIVASIETVWAGLVTPPKRELKTVRYDEAARGPIHLEKGAELGRFKLGSTAIVLFGPGQIKWSEELLAGTPVQMGQGMGLPKA is encoded by the coding sequence ATGAAAAAGCAGTTGTTCATCCTCAGCCAGTACTTGCTGCCCCACCACCTGCTGTCGCGGCTGGCGGGTTGCATTGCCGAATGCCGCGTGCGCTGGTTCAAGAATGCCTTCACCAGCTGGTTCGCCAAGCGTTATCAGGTGGACATGTCCCAGGCACTGGTTGAAGACGTGACGGCCTACGAGCACTTCAACGCCTTCTTCACCCGCGCCTTGAAAGACGGTGCCCGGCCTCTGGACCAAACGCCTGGCGCCGTGTTGAGCCCGGCCGATGGCGCCATCAGCCAGTTGGGCCCGATTGAACATGGCCGGGTGTTCCAGGCCAAGGGCCACAGCTTCAGCGTGCTGGAATTGCTCGGTGGTGATTCGGCGGTGGCTGCGCCGTTCATGGGCGGTGATTTCGCCACAGTTTACCTGTCGCCGAAGGACTACCACCGGGTGCACATGCCACTGGCCGGCACCCTGCGCGAAATGGTCTACATCCCTGGCCGGATCTTCTCGGTAAACCAGACCACCGCCGAGAACGTGCCGGAGCTGTTTGCACGTAACGAGCGGGTTGCCTGCATTTTCGACACCGAACGCGGCCCGATGGCCGTGGTGCTGGTGGGCGCGATGATCGTGGCATCGATCGAGACCGTATGGGCTGGCCTGGTAACACCGCCCAAGCGTGAGCTGAAAACCGTGCGCTATGACGAAGCTGCCCGCGGGCCGATCCACCTGGAAAAAGGTGCGGAACTGGGACGCTTCAAACTGGGTTCGACAGCGATCGTGCTGTTTGGGCCGGGCCAGATTAAATGGTCGGAAGAACTGCTGGCGGGCACGCCGGTGCAGATGGGCCAAGGCATGGGTTTGCCGAAAGCCTGA
- the rhdA gene encoding thiosulfate sulfurtransferase, translating into MPDFSGLPLVIEASDLLGRLDAEHLILVDLTSAARYAEGHIPGARFVDPKRTQLGQPPAPGLLPAKADLEKLFGELGHTPDATYVVYDDEGGGWAGRFIWMLDVIGHKKYHYLDGGLLAWLEEKHPVSSEVPASVGGPVSLTLHEEPTATREYLQSRLGAADLGIWDARGPLEYSGEKVLAAKGGHIPGAVNFEWTAGMDKARQLRIRRDMPQILEDLGLTKDKEIITHCQTHHRSGFTYLVAKALGYSRVKGYAGSWGEWGNHPDTPVEI; encoded by the coding sequence ATGCCTGACTTCTCTGGCTTGCCGCTGGTCATCGAGGCCAGTGACCTGCTCGGTCGCCTCGATGCCGAACACCTGATTCTGGTAGACCTCACCAGTGCCGCGCGTTACGCCGAAGGGCATATCCCCGGCGCACGTTTCGTCGACCCAAAACGCACCCAGCTCGGACAACCCCCGGCGCCGGGCCTGCTGCCAGCCAAGGCTGACCTGGAAAAACTGTTCGGTGAACTGGGCCACACGCCGGATGCCACCTACGTGGTGTACGACGACGAAGGCGGCGGCTGGGCCGGTCGATTCATCTGGATGCTCGACGTCATCGGCCACAAGAAATACCACTACCTCGACGGCGGCCTGCTGGCGTGGCTGGAAGAAAAACACCCTGTGTCTAGCGAAGTCCCGGCCAGCGTCGGCGGCCCGGTCAGCCTGACATTGCATGAAGAACCCACTGCCACCCGCGAGTACCTGCAAAGCCGCCTCGGCGCTGCCGACCTAGGCATCTGGGATGCTCGCGGCCCGCTGGAGTACTCCGGAGAGAAAGTCCTCGCGGCCAAGGGCGGACACATCCCGGGCGCGGTGAACTTCGAATGGACCGCCGGCATGGACAAGGCCCGCCAACTGCGGATTCGCCGCGACATGCCGCAGATCCTCGAAGACCTCGGGCTGACCAAGGACAAAGAAATCATCACCCACTGCCAGACTCACCACCGTTCTGGCTTCACCTATCTGGTGGCCAAGGCGCTCGGTTATTCGCGAGTCAAAGGTTATGCCGGTTCCTGGGGCGAATGGGGCAACCACCCCGACACCCCCGTTGAGATTTAA
- a CDS encoding HDOD domain-containing protein, whose product MANETTVPTQKPTSLAAWIKRLDDVLLPVPQASHDRVCKAIGDSRSSLRDIAELMQNSPALVLSVMREANSQAHGSLAEPAENLEVAINRLGLKRTEQLLARLPSVPLNDIPVALRQLQMISQHASQQASGLFASRLARLWQDIHWGSLLFLSPLWPMAIAYPKLLEEWELRVIHKGERARKVEQELFGIRLLDLCLGLTEAWRLPIWVSQGYTLLLTEQRWLAKALRIAREDEPLRQQQLLDADPNLRRWLNQPANTVLLANGLALAAQESWTCPHTQRWQYLTALYLQQPLAEVQQQSHQQAAISARTSLMRDLWHPALSLIWPWDVQRVHHGLLPAPPPTAEALAIWRKRCTELLVEPSRFANAMHLTTCAKEALVACGMQRVMLLMADKTLSTLRVHQVDGLPKDADHMSLDATQSTLLQRLLAKSAQVRLNPDNHAQFSALLPAQLRRLFKGEHLLLRSLSCNGRVVMLMVADQGGGPFSETTVQAFGKTAQCIEKALHCFTNRSA is encoded by the coding sequence ATGGCAAACGAAACGACAGTCCCAACTCAAAAACCCACCTCGCTGGCCGCCTGGATAAAGCGTCTGGACGATGTGCTATTGCCTGTTCCACAGGCGAGCCACGACCGAGTGTGCAAGGCCATTGGCGACAGCCGAAGTTCGTTGCGCGATATTGCAGAGTTGATGCAAAACAGCCCGGCACTGGTACTCAGCGTGATGCGCGAAGCCAATAGCCAGGCCCACGGCAGCCTGGCGGAACCCGCAGAAAACCTCGAAGTGGCGATCAACCGTCTCGGTCTCAAACGCACCGAGCAATTGCTGGCGCGCCTGCCGTCAGTGCCGCTCAATGACATCCCCGTGGCACTGCGCCAGTTGCAAATGATCAGCCAGCACGCTTCGCAACAAGCCAGCGGGCTGTTCGCCAGCCGGCTGGCGCGGCTGTGGCAGGACATTCACTGGGGCAGCCTGCTATTCCTTTCGCCGCTGTGGCCGATGGCGATTGCCTACCCCAAGCTGCTGGAAGAATGGGAACTGCGGGTGATTCACAAGGGTGAACGCGCCCGCAAGGTCGAACAGGAACTGTTTGGTATCCGCCTGCTGGACCTGTGCCTGGGGTTGACCGAGGCATGGCGCCTGCCGATCTGGGTATCCCAGGGCTATACGTTGCTGCTGACCGAACAGCGCTGGCTGGCCAAGGCACTGCGTATTGCCCGTGAAGACGAGCCTTTGCGCCAACAGCAATTGCTGGATGCCGACCCGAACCTGCGCCGCTGGTTAAACCAGCCGGCCAACACCGTATTGCTGGCCAACGGGCTGGCGCTGGCAGCGCAAGAGTCGTGGACCTGCCCGCACACCCAGCGCTGGCAATACCTGACCGCGCTTTACCTGCAACAGCCGTTGGCCGAGGTACAGCAACAGTCTCACCAGCAGGCGGCAATCAGCGCCCGCACCAGCCTGATGCGCGATCTGTGGCACCCGGCACTGTCGTTGATCTGGCCATGGGATGTGCAGCGCGTTCACCACGGTTTGCTGCCCGCACCACCCCCCACCGCCGAGGCCCTGGCGATTTGGCGCAAGCGTTGCACCGAACTGCTGGTGGAGCCGAGCCGCTTTGCCAACGCCATGCACCTGACTACGTGCGCCAAGGAAGCCCTTGTGGCCTGCGGCATGCAACGGGTGATGTTGCTGATGGCAGACAAAACCCTGAGCACCTTGCGGGTGCATCAAGTCGATGGCCTGCCAAAAGACGCCGACCACATGAGCCTTGACGCCACACAAAGTACTTTGCTGCAACGCCTGCTCGCCAAGTCTGCCCAGGTGCGCCTGAACCCCGATAACCACGCCCAGTTCTCGGCACTGCTGCCTGCGCAGCTGCGCCGCCTGTTCAAGGGCGAGCACCTGCTGCTGCGCTCCCTAAGTTGCAATGGCCGGGTGGTGATGCTGATGGTGGCTGACCAGGGCGGCGGGCCGTTCTCGGAAACCACCGTGCAGGCCTTCGGCAAAACCGCCCAGTGCATCGAAAAAGCCCTGCATTGCTTTACCAACCGCAGCGCCTGA
- the motA gene encoding flagellar motor stator protein MotA, with protein sequence MAKIIGIIVVLASVLGGYVLSHGKIAALIQPFEVLIIGGAAFGAFLQANPGYMTMHVIKKSLGMFSSRFSHTFYLEVLGLIYEILNKSRREGMMAIEGDIEDASASPIFAKYPAVLKDERMTAYICDYLRIMSSGNMAPHELEGLFDMELFSLKEELEHPSHAVSGIADGMPGFGIVAAVLGIVVTMASLGEGDQKAIGMHVGAALVGTFFGILAAYGFFGPLATSLAHDAKEEVNLYEAIKACLVASASGMPPSLAVEFGRKVLYPKHRPSFAELEQAVRGR encoded by the coding sequence ATGGCTAAAATTATCGGCATCATCGTCGTCCTCGCGAGCGTGCTCGGCGGATACGTCTTGTCCCACGGCAAGATTGCAGCGCTGATCCAGCCCTTCGAAGTGCTGATTATCGGCGGCGCGGCATTTGGCGCTTTCCTGCAGGCCAACCCTGGCTACATGACGATGCACGTGATCAAGAAGTCGCTGGGCATGTTCAGCTCGCGCTTCTCCCATACTTTCTATCTGGAAGTGTTGGGGCTGATCTACGAGATCCTCAACAAGAGCCGCCGCGAAGGCATGATGGCCATTGAAGGCGACATCGAGGACGCCTCGGCGAGCCCGATTTTCGCCAAGTACCCGGCGGTGCTCAAAGACGAGCGCATGACTGCCTACATCTGCGATTACCTGCGCATCATGTCGTCGGGCAACATGGCGCCCCACGAGCTGGAAGGCTTGTTTGACATGGAATTGTTCAGCCTCAAGGAAGAGCTGGAACACCCATCCCACGCCGTGAGCGGCATCGCTGACGGTATGCCCGGTTTCGGTATTGTTGCGGCGGTTCTCGGGATCGTGGTGACCATGGCCTCCCTTGGCGAAGGCGACCAGAAAGCCATCGGCATGCACGTAGGTGCGGCCCTGGTCGGTACCTTCTTCGGTATTCTGGCGGCCTACGGTTTCTTTGGCCCGCTGGCCACTTCCCTGGCCCACGATGCCAAGGAAGAAGTGAATTTGTACGAAGCTATCAAGGCGTGCCTGGTGGCCTCGGCTTCCGGCATGCCGCCATCGCTGGCAGTGGAGTTCGGGCGCAAGGTGCTGTATCCGAAGCACCGTCCAAGCTTCGCCGAGCTGGAACAAGCGGTTCGCGGTCGCTAA